One window from the genome of Prinia subflava isolate CZ2003 ecotype Zambia chromosome 2, Cam_Psub_1.2, whole genome shotgun sequence encodes:
- the HTR1B gene encoding 5-hydroxytryptamine receptor 1B, producing the protein MEPAGPCRAQLGSANDSYRNCSAEEVVYQDATPLSGKIVLAVVLALVTLATVLSNAFVIATVYQTRKLHTPANYLIASLAVTDLLVSILVMPISTMYTVTGKWTLGQIVCDIWLSSDITCCTASILHLCVIALDRYWAITDAVEYSTKRTPKRAAGMIALVWIFSICISMPPLFWRQAKAEEVSHCVVNTDHVLYTVYSTVGAFYFPTLLLIALYGRIYVEARSRILKQTPKKAGKRLTRAQLITDSPGSTSSVTSINSKAPEGSSETGSPVYMNQVKVKVSDALLEKKKLTAARERKATKTLGIILGAFIVCWLPFFIISLVMPICKDACWFHMAIFDFFTWLGYLNSLINPVIYTMSNEDFKQAFHKLIRFRCTG; encoded by the coding sequence ATGGAGCCGGCCGGCCCCTGCCGGGCGCAGTTGGGTTCCGCCAACGACTCTTACCGAAACTGTAGCGCCGAGGAAGTGGTTTACCAAGATGCCACCCCCCTCTCCGGGAAAATCGTGCTCGCCGTCGTCCTGGCGCTGGTCACCCTGGCCACGGTGCTTTCCAACGCCTTTGTCATCGCCACGGTCTACCAGACGAGGAAACTCCACACGCCGGCCAACTATCTGATCGCCTCGTTGGCGGTCACCGACCTCCTCGTCTCCATCCTTGTCATGCCCATCAGCACCATGTACACTGTGACCGGCAAGTGGACGCTGGGTCAGATCGTCTGCGATATCTGGCTGTCCTCGGACATCACCTGTTGCACGGCGTCCATCCTGCACCTCTGTGTCATCGCCCTGGACCGCTACTGGGCGATCACCGACGCCGTCGAGTACTCCACGAAACGGACTCCCAAGCGGGCAGCGGGAATGATCGCGCTGGTGTGGATCTtctccatctgcatctccaTGCCCCCTTTGTTTTGGCGGCAGGCGAAGGCCGAGGAAGTATCTCACTGTGTGGTGAACACGGACCACGTCCTGTACACCGTGTACTCCACGGTAGGAGCCTTCTACTTCCCCACTCTGCTGCTGATAGCCCTCTACGGGAGGATCTACGTGGAAGCCAGGTCGCGGATTTTGAAGCAGACGCCAAAGAAAGCAGGTAAAAGACTAACGCGGGCACAGTTAATTACAGACTCCCCGGGGTCGACCTCTTCCGTCACGTCCATAAACTCCAAGGCTCCGGAGGGATCCAGCGAGACGGGCTCCCCCGTGTACATGAACCAGGTGAAGGTGAAGGTCTCGGACGCCctgctggagaaaaagaagctgACGGCCGCTAGAGAGCGGAAAGCTACAAAGACTTTAGGGATTATTTTAGGAGCCTTCATCGTGTGTTGGCTGCCCTTTTTCATCATCAGCTTGGTGATGCCTATTTGCAAGGACGCTTGCTGGTTCCACATGGCCATCTTTGACTTTTTCACGTGGCTTGGATATCTCAACTCCCTCATCAACCCCGTCATCTATACTATGTCTAACGAAGACTTCAAACAAGCTTTCCACAAACTCATACGTTTCCGATGCACAGGCTGA